In the Breoghania sp. genome, ATGCGGGCCTGCCTGAAAGTGCGCGCCTTAAAGCGAGCCCGCCTTTTTCTCGTAGGCCGTCCCCCAGCCCCAAGCGCCGGAGCCGAAACCGCGGGCGACAATACGCTCGCGATAGATCTGGGAAACCACGTTACCGTCACCGGCCAGAAGCGCCTTGGTGGAACACATTTCCGCACAAAGCGGCAGCTTGCCTTCCGCCAGACGGTTGCTCCCGTATTTCTGGAACTCGGCCGCGGAATTGTCTTTCTCCGGACCACCACCGCAGAAGGTGCACTTGTCCATCTTGCCGCGCGAGCCGTAATTACCAGCCTGCGGATATTGCGGCGCTCCGAAGGGACAGGCGTAGAAGCAGTAACCACAACCGATGCAGAGGTCCTTGGAGTGGAGAACCACCCCTTCCTCGGTCTGGTAGAAGCAGTCCACCGGACACACCGCCATGCAGGGCGCATCCGAGCAGTGCATGCAGGCCACCGAGATCGAGCGCTCGCCGGGCTTGCCGTCCTGAATGGTGACGACCCGTCGGCGGTTCACGCCCCAGGGAACCTCGTTCTCGTTCTTGCAGGCCGTGACGCAGGCGTTGCACTCGATGCAGCGTTCGGCGTCACACAGGAATTTCATTCGTGCCATTGGTCAAATCCCCCTCAAGCCCGCTCGATCCGGCAGAGCGTCGCCTTGGTTTCCTGCATCTGGGTGACGGAGTCGTAGCCGTAGGTCTGGGCCGTGTTCGTGGATTCGCCCAGTACATAAGGATCAGCGCCGCTCGGGTATTTTGAACGAAGATCCTCGCCCTGATACCAGCCACCGAAGTGGAAGGGCATGAAG is a window encoding:
- the fdh3B gene encoding formate dehydrogenase FDH3 subunit beta; the encoded protein is MARMKFLCDAERCIECNACVTACKNENEVPWGVNRRRVVTIQDGKPGERSISVACMHCSDAPCMAVCPVDCFYQTEEGVVLHSKDLCIGCGYCFYACPFGAPQYPQAGNYGSRGKMDKCTFCGGGPEKDNSAAEFQKYGSNRLAEGKLPLCAEMCSTKALLAGDGNVVSQIYRERIVARGFGSGAWGWGTAYEKKAGSL